GCTCACGAGCATGGCTTGATCAGTTGTTCCATTGTTTTTTCTCCCCGACACACTCGTATGACTATTTGTCAATTGCTCAAACTTGCACGCGCAAGCTGCCTGTATGCATGTACAGCAGTGCATTGTGCCGAATGAAAAACGTCTGCGCGGGAAGGCTAACGCGCGGCCGTCGCGCGTTAAGCCAGCCCAAACTTGATTGAACTTTCTATACATTGTGTCCTGATTTGGTTTTAGTTTACTTATTTTCCCGACCGGGTCATACTCTACTCTCTGAACTTGCCCCTGGCTTTTTTTAGCTCAGACTGCAAGCATAGTAATAACTTCACATTTTTGTAGCTAGAGGCATGGATGCACAGGGCGGTGAGTCGACTGAACAAGTACACTTTTGATTTCAGGTGTGGTTAAATAATACATAGCGTCTGCATCTCCAAAATCAGGAGCCAGAAATCAAGCTGAAGTTGTCAAAATAATAGGCGCGAGAATCTGACACTTAAAATTTGTGATAATTCTCGTCTTCGATGAGATATACTAAGCTAGATATCAATCCCAGAGACGAAGGGTCAATAACCTACTAGGCATCATCCATCAAGCACCACACTGTATTATTGCAAAATCTGCAAGGTTGGAGCCTAGGggcaggagaggaggaggcgaacAAAAACGAAGGACAGCGACATGTTTCTGCATTTAGACCGAGTCGCAGTCTttaccaccaccacctttgCTCCAGTTGTCATGCCAGTTGGAGAAGCCCGTGACTAGGGCCTCTTGCATCCACTGGTACCGACACTGCGACACAGCTTCAGGAACTGTCAACCAGGTCCTTCGGCGGGTGCTCTGCTCAGGCCACGAGGCCAGCTCTTCCTTCACATGAAGCGCAAACACTGCCGCTCTGCACATACCCTCAGGGCAGCATGCATCCTGATGTGTCTTGCTCTTGAAGTCATAAAAACCTAGAAATTGCTGATGCAGAAAAATAGTTACACTATAAGCTCAAGTACAATGGAAACACATTACTCATTACTTGAATGGAATAAGTACTCTTTCCGTAGCCACTACACAAAGCATGTTGCAAACACATAAAGAAAAGACAAGCAGCGTGTACACATGTAGCCGCTCCACTGGAGCCACGTGTGCTCGAAAAGGCATTTGAGATCCTTCTAAAGAAGTTATAACATTTCTGATTTCATGATTTTTCCACTATGCAAGCATTTAGCAATGCCTAAGCTGAAATTATCACTGGAGCTAAAAGCCATGAATCAATGCCAGCTTGATTTTACTACCAAACTTTACCAAGTATACTGGCATGTCAAATACAACTTTAAGATTCTTGACTGACACTGCCCAAAGTTCCAACTTGCGGTGACTGAAACACAGACCATACTAAGTTCAATTGCTCAAAGAACCTACCCAATTGAACCATTGCAAGCAGTTGAAAATTACCATCATGGCTCACTGAGTGCACTGCTAAACTGTGATTCCAATGATCCTTTGACTGTGACTATGAAGTAGCTTGATTGCATTCTTGATAAACTTGTTGTGTTAAATATAACTGTACACAGCACAGTGCACACTAGCCAGTATAGTCCTTTACCAGGACGTGATATTGTCAGTTGTACTGTCTTTGCAAATGCATCATACATGCCGCTCATCGTTAATGCCATGTAACTAGGATATTACCATGCGAGTGTATGACCTGTGAGTACATCATACACTGATGCAGTATCAGGCCCTCAATAAGATCATGCTAGCAATTATAGTTCTGAATTTTGACTTTGCAAATCATGGCACAATACTCCAGTTTGAAGTAATTTTTTAGGGGAAACCAAAAGCCACATAAATCATCCCAATATTGGTAAACAGCTAAATTCTTAGTGCTAATACCACTGATGCAGTATGACCTGTGAGTACATCATACACTGATGCAGTATCAGGCCCTCAATAAGATCATGCTAGCAATTATAGTTCTGAATTTTGACTTTGCAAATCATGGCACAATACTCCAGTTTGAAGTAATTTTTTAGGGGAAACCAAAAGCCACATAAATCATCCCAATATTGGTAAACAGCTAAATTCTTAGTGCTAATACCACAATTGGATGTCAGTAACTACAATTACTAATTGCAGAGGCGAATCTAACAATAATCAGAAGTTCATGAGTAGGCTAAAACTAGGTATTCTCTGCACCAGCAGTTTTGCACAATCAAACTAAAAAAATGCACATGGCTAAGCATAACACCGAAAAGGATAAATCTAACGCTGTGAATATTGATTATTTGTGACAAGACAAAAAACATACATCATCAGTGTCATGGTTCagtcaagaagaaaacacagGCAAATATGTCGCAGTTGAGCTGCACGTACACGGTACAAGCAAGAATGAAAAGCTGACATAAGAAAATACCATCTCTTACAGTACAGGTAACATACCACTATGTCTCCTCGAACTCCAGCTTCTTCTATAGCTTCCCGAGCAGCTGCCTGTTCAACAGTTTCATCGTTCTCCCATCCTCCCTGcaataagaagaaaaataacaaagatgtacatgctTGTATGGTAAGTTGGTAACATTTACCCAGCAACTTAATCAGCATACAACCATAAAGACACAAAAACAATACACTAACACTATTTTATCTGAAAATTAGGTGTGGTACATTCTGATTGTCTTCTAAAATAAGATGAATCAATGGAAGGGTGCATAATTTTGCACAGAGGTTCATTAAAAGGTTTTAGAAAATGAATATTTCTGTGTAAGCATATGGATATCTAGGTGTGTCTGGTTTGTGCCCAAACAGCCTTGTTTGCGCAGTTGCCAATCCTTTTTGGCATATCCATGCCTGTTTGAGGTGTCCTATACAAATTATTGCCCTCTGGCCAAACTTGGGTTatctaaaaaaattctaagGATGGGTGGGCATCAACCGAACACACTCTTTACAGCTGTACTCATTCAGACTTCATCTAAATTTGTCGAAGGGGTGTAAAGGAACATATAGATACCAGGAAAAACACCATAGAGCTAACTGAGATATTTAACTATGTTGCTAGCCGTAGGATtttcaaaagtacttttttATATAGTAATTCAGATCAAAACGACTACAGCAAATACCTTTGGGAATAATAAACCTGGTCCACTTTGGGAGTTTATCATGAGAACTTCAACAAGTTTCTTCTGTTCATCACCAGAAGTTTCGTCGCTATTAGCTCTGTACCTGAATGGTATGCACCTACACAAAATGTGCTTattcagaaaaatacatagaTAACCTACTATGCAAAAGCAGAACAATGTAATAATTATGCCCCACATTCTATAAAGGTTTTTATCAAATCATGTCCAAAGAGGAGCCAAGTCTTATCACAGAAACCGACAAATAAAGATTCCTTGGAATGTACCGAGGTATTAAGGTGGCAAATTATGCGATGCTAGATGACAACAAGCACTGAAGCTGTTTCATCTTTAAAAACTACAACACACTGACATacataagaaaaatatttttcttttatttcagAAAAAGGCTCCTGTCCCAGCTTTTATAGAAAACGAACAAGTGCTATTAGAGCTGCACGGGCGGTAGAAGTTTAGCCATATTCATGGAATGGTGCTTTCTCGCAAGCTTGGTCAAACTAACAAATGTTTTAAATGCAATCTGACAACCTGCATCTCAACCATCAGAAACATACATATTGATTGCATGCAGTTAGGGGAGAATTCAAGTCTTAAGAAAGTCTTGTGTATCGCCGAAAAATGATAAATGTTTCTGGGTTCTCTTAACATCTCTTCCATATAGTAATGATACTTGATTGTGTTTTAATTTTCCCTCGTCGTAGAAGGAGCATTCCTATATTAGTTTACATGTCCGTATGGCGTATGCCATACCTTAAAACTCCTTATTCTCAACTATTTTCAAGATTCCTTATGAACGTCCCATAATGAGCTGAAAGACAAGTTTGACAGAAAATTGAAATGTGAAGTCATCAACTTGCCACAAATAACATGCAAGTCTACACTAGCTTAGAAAATCGGCACTAGAGCAGACCCAAAAGGGGCACCTATCAGGGACAAACACCTGGGTTATCAAGATTGATTAGTGAGTTGTGACCTTTTCTCACCGGCAATACAAACGAAATGTATCAAGTGAAATAAACAAACAGTAATACAGTCTCTATCATCAGGTCCTAAAACTAAGATACTGAGCTCATACCTATCCACAGATACCTAACTATCTCATGCAAGGAATACAGTTGCAGGGCACAACCAAGTTCATGCAAGCAGCAATCCAGCCCCGGGATGACCAGTTGACCACACAACGGACCCTAGCGATCTATAACATACATCCGCCCCGAAGGACCCGAACCAATGCTACCTCATCTCGCACGAGGATAAAAAAGACTGCCATGCCGCGGACGCTCTCCGTGCCTCTAGGTTAGGTCAAGAGGGCAATGGACGCACGTAGCCCTGGCCCCAATCCACCAAACCCAATCGAACCAGCAAAAGGAACTTCGTAGCATCATGATTTCAGGAGGAGCTACGAATTCGGGcaaggcgaggcgaggcgaacCCGTACCCTGCCACGAGGCGACGGCCGTCCTCGTACCGCTGCTGGTGCCGGCCCGTGCGGGCCACCAGGTCGCACATGATGCTAccctgcccgccgccgccgcagccgccgcccgcccgctcTTCCTGC
This is a stretch of genomic DNA from Brachypodium distachyon strain Bd21 chromosome 1, Brachypodium_distachyon_v3.0, whole genome shotgun sequence. It encodes these proteins:
- the LOC104581638 gene encoding nudix hydrolase 16, mitochondrial — its product is MCDLVARTGRHQQRYEDGRRLVAGCIPFRYRANSDETSGDEQKKLVEVLMINSQSGPGLLFPKGGWENDETVEQAAAREAIEEAGVRGDIVQFLGFYDFKSKTHQDACCPEGMCRAAVFALHVKEELASWPEQSTRRRTWLTVPEAVSQCRYQWMQEALVTGFSNWHDNWSKGGGGKDCDSV